The window GTTCTTGATGTTGAATTTCTGGTTCTTGAGCTTCCAGCCTATCTAGCGCTGGATCTTCATGAACAAAGCTGGGTTTTCCAGCCTCAATTCCAGTAGAGCTTTTGCTCTTTGTGGATATATCCTTGAGTTTTGAGAGAAACTTTGACACAACAGACCCTCACACACCACCAGATGATTCAGCCCTATTAACCCTTCGCTTGAGCCATTGGAAGGATACACCAACAATATCCTCTCCGCAACGGTAGGCTAGAACTTCTCTACTCAAGTTGCAGACACCACCCCAAACAAAGCCAAACAAAGACTAACTACATTCGCTTTATTTTAGACCGGGAAATCGAAAATTGCGCTTTTGCTGTCAATTGTTCCCATTTAGGGTTCAGCGAATAATGGTTTGTCTAACTAGCCTGTTAAGAGGCTCTGACAACTCTACTTACAGCTGAACCCAGAGGGATCAGAACATTTAAACAAAGGCACGTCCCAAGGCTATAGCGGTAAAGAGCATTCCAAAGACGAGGAAAGGTTGAGCGCTTGCCTGATATTTAACATCATTTTCCAGGGGATTCCGCAGAAAATACATATCCTGGAAAGTAATTTGAGGAATAATCAGCAACACCAGAATCACGGCGTAGAGGTTTTGGTGAATGCTGACCAAGTAAGCGGCGATTCCTGCTTGAAAGACATCAATCATCATCACGCAGATCCAAGCGGCTGTGGTAATGCCAAACATCACCGGCAGCGATTGTAAGCCAAGCTGCCGGTCGCCTTCAACGCTTTTAAAGTCGTTGACAACGGCAATTCCCAGGCCGGCCAAACTGTAGAATAAGGTCAAAATCATGATCGTGGGATTAAGATCGCCAAATAAGGCGTGGCCGGTCCACCAAGGCAGGGCAATGTAACTGGCACCCAGGGCGTAGTTACCCAACCAGCCGTTTTTCTTGAGCTTTAGGGGTGGGGCCGAATAAATATAAGCCAAAAAAGATCCGCCAAGGGCGATGGCGGTGATGGTGGGGAATTCATGGCCGGCCCACACATCTAAGGCATAAGCTAAGCCAATTCCCGCTACTAATAACACCAAAATTTGGGTGATGACTTGAGGAATTGAGATAATACCCGATGGAATGGGGCGGTACGGTTCGTTGATGGCGTCAATTTCGCGGTCGTAAAAATCATTGAGGGTTTGGGTGTAACCCACCAATATAGGGCCAGACAGCAGCATACAAGCCGCTGCTATTAGCACATTTTCCAGTGTCCAGGTGAACCGGCCCGAAGAAGCCGCCCCACACAGCACACCCCAAATCAGGGGTATCCAGGTGATCGGTTTCATTAGCTGCAAGCGAATCTTCCAGATGGAGGTTTCGCCACCGGCAGCGCCTTTCATGCCTAATAGTTGTCTGGTTTTAGCGCTGCGATCTGTCTGGGTTGCTGCTGCGTCGGCAGCCCCCTCGGCTTGATTTGGCGAAGAAGTTGGAGGATTAGACATTGGGGAATTGGGGAGTTGAGGAATGGGAAGCCGGGACTAGGGGATGTGATCTCCCAATCTCGGCCCTCTAAACGACTGATTGCTAGGCAAATGAGACAATTAAGGATTGATTTTGAAACTTAGCTCCTTTGACTTGTCTGCCTTTCAACTCTGGGGGGAGGAAGATGTTGCGCCGCTGATCACCGGCTTCTATGGTGACTTCTGGGCCGTACTGAGTCAGTTTGACTTGCTTTTTGTCAAAACCGGGCAGAAATAGGCTGACGGTGCGCTCAGCAACGTTAATGGTGATCGGTTTAGGTACGCTGCCGGCCTTGCTGAAATCTGGCAGGGCATCTATTAGCGGTTGCCAGTTATCATCGCTACACAAGGGAACTGAGCTGATTGGCAGCGGATCGAATTCGCCTGCCAACGTATCGGCTGCCGGCACTTGATTCAGGATCGCCCCTCCAACGCTTAGCCCGACTTGTTGGGCGCTGCCCCAGAGGTAACGGGCGGTGGCGATGGCTGCTTGGCTGCCGGTAGTGACTAAGTAAGCAGTGAC of the Microcoleus sp. FACHB-68 genome contains:
- the chlG gene encoding chlorophyll synthase ChlG, yielding MSNPPTSSPNQAEGAADAAATQTDRSAKTRQLLGMKGAAGGETSIWKIRLQLMKPITWIPLIWGVLCGAASSGRFTWTLENVLIAAACMLLSGPILVGYTQTLNDFYDREIDAINEPYRPIPSGIISIPQVITQILVLLVAGIGLAYALDVWAGHEFPTITAIALGGSFLAYIYSAPPLKLKKNGWLGNYALGASYIALPWWTGHALFGDLNPTIMILTLFYSLAGLGIAVVNDFKSVEGDRQLGLQSLPVMFGITTAAWICVMMIDVFQAGIAAYLVSIHQNLYAVILVLLIIPQITFQDMYFLRNPLENDVKYQASAQPFLVFGMLFTAIALGRAFV